From Staphylococcus delphini, one genomic window encodes:
- a CDS encoding MTH1187 family thiamine-binding protein, protein MAIVDVVVIPVGTEGPSVSQYIAEIQTKLEEYKQEGKIDYQLTPMNTLIEGDLADLFEVIQAIHELPFNKGLDRVCTNIRIDDRRDKQRKMNDKLDSVKKHLK, encoded by the coding sequence ATGGCGATTGTTGATGTAGTAGTCATTCCCGTTGGCACAGAAGGACCGAGTGTCAGCCAATACATTGCAGAAATTCAAACGAAATTAGAGGAATATAAGCAAGAAGGTAAAATCGACTATCAACTCACACCAATGAATACATTAATTGAAGGTGACTTAGCCGATTTATTTGAAGTCATTCAAGCCATTCATGAGTTACCGTTCAATAAAGGGCTCGATCGTGTCTGCACAAACATTCGTATAGACGACCGTCGTGATAAACAACGTAAAATGAACGATAAATTAGATTCTGTCAAAAAACATTTGAAATAA
- a CDS encoding MBL fold metallo-hydrolase has protein sequence MNISNLTLGFVSTNTYFVENDTEMILFDPAGEIDKIDDKIKQSGKQLIAILLTHAHFDHIAALDDVLKRYDVPVYMHAEEFSFLTDPQKNGSAKFTDYGLPIITSQAEPHALDEGTHQIGQFNIQTLHTPGHSPGSLTYVFDEFAVVGDTLFNNGIGRTDLYQGDYETLVDSIKDKLFSLDEQLPLYPGHGPSTTVEDEYMNPFLDGQG, from the coding sequence ATGAATATTTCTAATCTTACTTTAGGCTTTGTTAGCACAAACACTTACTTTGTGGAAAATGATACAGAGATGATTTTGTTTGATCCAGCTGGTGAAATTGATAAAATTGATGACAAAATTAAACAGTCTGGAAAGCAACTGATTGCTATTTTGTTAACACATGCCCATTTTGATCATATCGCTGCATTAGATGATGTGCTGAAACGATATGACGTACCTGTTTATATGCATGCGGAAGAATTTTCATTTTTAACAGATCCACAAAAAAATGGTTCGGCAAAATTTACAGATTATGGCCTTCCTATAATTACGAGTCAAGCAGAACCACACGCACTTGATGAAGGTACACATCAAATTGGCCAGTTTAACATTCAAACATTACATACACCAGGACATTCTCCAGGCAGTTTGACTTATGTGTTTGATGAATTTGCTGTAGTGGGCGACACGTTATTTAATAATGGGATTGGACGAACAGATTTATATCAAGGAGACTATGAAACATTAGTTGACTCTATTAAAGATAAATTGTTTAGTTTAGACGAACAGTTACCGTTATATCCAGGTCACGGGCCTTCTACAACAGTTGAAGATGAATATATGAATCCGTTTTTAGACGGTCAAGGTTAA
- the comGA gene encoding competence type IV pilus ATPase ComGA, whose amino-acid sequence MQLLLDHVIQFALQNEASDIHFIPSQSQVEVKLRVKDQLVLYDTLNLETYQKLLTLLKYQAGLDISTRHKAQSGRYIYEHKELYYLRVSTLPLNLGTESCVIRITPQYFQNAKAHSVLDIKSNMEKKQGLILFSGPTGAGKSTLMYQMVVYAKQKLNLNIITIEDPVEQLVNGITQISVNEKADITYGSSLKAILRCDPDVILIGEIRDSHIARDVIQASLSGHLVLSTIHANDCQGVLLRLIEMGLSHQDLSQSINLIINQRLITTKNDQRQLVYETMDQQEIHYFLNNNFQLPTAFTSLSDKLQLLNKEGVIDEKILRKYTI is encoded by the coding sequence ATGCAACTACTATTAGATCATGTCATACAATTTGCACTTCAAAATGAGGCATCGGACATTCATTTCATCCCTTCACAATCACAAGTCGAAGTGAAACTCAGAGTGAAAGATCAACTTGTATTATATGACACATTAAATCTAGAAACGTATCAAAAATTGTTAACTTTGTTGAAATACCAAGCTGGATTAGATATTTCGACACGCCACAAAGCACAAAGTGGGCGCTATATTTATGAACATAAAGAGTTATATTATTTAAGAGTGTCCACGTTGCCTTTAAACTTAGGTACTGAAAGTTGTGTTATTCGTATTACACCCCAATATTTTCAAAATGCGAAAGCCCACAGCGTTTTAGACATCAAATCTAATATGGAGAAAAAGCAAGGTTTAATTCTGTTTAGCGGGCCTACAGGTGCAGGAAAAAGCACGTTAATGTATCAAATGGTCGTCTACGCTAAACAAAAGTTAAACTTGAATATCATCACGATAGAAGACCCCGTGGAGCAGCTTGTCAACGGTATTACACAAATTTCCGTTAACGAAAAAGCTGATATTACGTATGGGTCATCGTTAAAAGCAATCCTTCGTTGTGATCCAGATGTTATCTTAATTGGTGAAATTCGTGACAGCCATATTGCAAGGGACGTGATACAAGCGAGTTTAAGCGGACATTTAGTCTTGTCGACGATACACGCCAACGATTGTCAAGGGGTGCTCCTGAGACTGATTGAAATGGGACTCTCTCACCAAGATCTATCTCAATCCATCAATCTCATCATCAATCAAAGACTCATTACAACAAAAAATGACCAGCGACAACTCGTCTATGAAACGATGGATCAACAAGAAATTCACTACTTTTTGAATAATAACTTTCAACTACCTACTGCTTTCACAAGCCTTTCTGATAAGCTTCAACTTTTGAATAAAGAGGGGGTTATAGATGAAAAAATTTTACGAAAGTATACGATTTAA
- the comGB gene encoding competence type IV pilus assembly protein ComGB, translated as MKKFYESIRFKRTLRQLHVQHLLIMKRLYQLLLHGFTFAEAMLFIYEQLNIRHPTFENQLVEKLKGGANCYDIFQMFGYPETILMQLYFAERYGSLPETLKLCHQFYTKNRKLKKQLIKTIQYPIVLILIFLALIVTLNQTVMQQFDQMYETMQLNQSTLQYMVKMFIQNFPAIFLIILLVIVATYYMVILRLKHLPIERQVHFLTHLPIFKRYYKLFTTYHMTNQFVLFFRNGITLNDIVKIYLNQKANLFLQYVGHTLKEHLQRGESFSLILLQLDCFEPQFISYIKQGEKRDKLDIELEVYSTFLLDRIEAFIHQHIKWIQPIMFAFIGILVLSVYLIMMLPVFEMMQAIKE; from the coding sequence ATGAAAAAATTTTACGAAAGTATACGATTTAAACGCACGTTAAGACAACTTCATGTGCAACACTTACTCATTATGAAGCGCCTCTACCAATTATTATTACATGGTTTTACTTTTGCTGAAGCGATGCTGTTTATTTATGAACAACTCAATATACGACATCCTACATTTGAAAATCAACTCGTTGAAAAATTAAAAGGGGGTGCAAACTGTTACGACATTTTCCAGATGTTTGGTTATCCTGAAACCATTTTGATGCAGCTTTATTTTGCTGAACGGTACGGCTCGCTACCTGAAACGTTAAAATTGTGTCATCAGTTTTATACTAAAAACCGCAAACTAAAAAAACAGCTGATTAAAACTATCCAATATCCGATCGTACTCATTTTAATCTTTCTCGCGCTAATCGTAACTTTGAACCAAACGGTCATGCAACAATTTGACCAAATGTATGAAACGATGCAATTGAATCAATCCACATTGCAATATATGGTTAAGATGTTCATTCAAAACTTTCCAGCCATCTTCTTAATCATTTTGCTCGTGATTGTAGCAACTTATTATATGGTCATATTACGTTTGAAACATCTCCCAATCGAACGCCAAGTTCATTTTTTAACCCATCTGCCTATTTTCAAAAGATATTATAAACTTTTTACAACTTACCACATGACGAACCAATTTGTATTATTTTTTAGAAACGGTATTACATTAAATGATATTGTGAAGATTTATTTGAACCAAAAGGCAAATTTGTTTTTACAATATGTCGGCCATACATTGAAAGAACACCTTCAGCGAGGCGAATCTTTTTCTCTCATATTGCTTCAATTAGACTGTTTTGAACCTCAATTTATAAGCTATATCAAACAAGGTGAAAAACGAGATAAGTTGGATATTGAGTTAGAGGTCTATAGCACATTCTTGTTGGACCGTATAGAAGCATTCATTCACCAGCATATTAAATGGATCCAACCGATTATGTTCGCATTTATTGGTATTTTAGTGCTATCTGTCTATTTAATTATGATGTTACCTGTTTTTGAAATGATGCAAGCGATTAAAGAATAG
- the comGC gene encoding competence type IV pilus major pilin ComGC, with protein sequence MIQQLKSKFNQKKGFTLIEMLLVLLIISVLLILIIPNIAKQSDHIQKTGCAAQLKMVDSQIEAYALKFNHKPNTIDDLVREGYIKESQKTCKSGEDITIRDGEAVAS encoded by the coding sequence ATGATTCAACAACTTAAATCAAAATTCAACCAAAAGAAAGGATTTACTTTAATTGAAATGTTACTTGTGCTGTTAATTATTAGTGTGCTATTGATACTCATTATCCCGAATATTGCTAAACAGTCAGATCATATCCAAAAAACGGGCTGTGCAGCACAATTAAAAATGGTCGATAGTCAAATAGAAGCCTATGCTTTAAAGTTTAACCACAAACCGAATACGATTGATGATTTAGTTCGTGAAGGCTACATTAAAGAGAGTCAAAAAACATGCAAATCAGGTGAAGATATCACAATCAGAGATGGCGAAGCAGTTGCGTCATGA
- the comGD gene encoding competence type IV pilus minor pilin ComGD produces MAKQLRHDGFTLIEMLLVLTIISVFISITMSHPQFNLLQNTTEYEIKKLTSEIDYYQAYAIKSHAPVMLLFRPNRNDIKVETIHPHRVTTIPLAPLQLKMNSNIRALIFDKDGKANQFGTLRFEHQQRAFSLIFHIEQGRYRISYQ; encoded by the coding sequence ATGGCGAAGCAGTTGCGTCATGATGGCTTTACACTCATTGAGATGCTACTCGTACTCACCATAATCTCTGTCTTTATTTCGATAACTATGTCGCACCCTCAATTCAATTTGCTCCAAAACACGACAGAATATGAAATTAAAAAGCTGACAAGTGAAATCGACTATTATCAAGCGTATGCCATTAAAAGTCACGCGCCTGTCATGCTACTTTTTCGTCCCAACCGCAACGATATTAAAGTCGAAACCATTCATCCCCATCGAGTGACAACGATTCCACTTGCACCGCTTCAATTAAAAATGAATTCAAACATTCGCGCGCTCATTTTTGATAAAGACGGAAAAGCGAATCAATTCGGCACATTACGTTTTGAACATCAACAGCGTGCCTTTTCTCTTATTTTCCACATTGAGCAAGGGAGGTACCGTATATCTTATCAATAG
- a CDS encoding competence type IV pilus minor pilin ComGF, protein MKLFRQHINCVYKIIKLNKNIAIEKQGFTLIESLVALLIQMTIVLLIPLLIFSLSQLKTTVFEDRTYDIELMIKDISNTLHAKDVKAKIVRKKELEIRDSNTEINYKLRNKKIIKTVGHRGNITMCNRVVDVYFEQLTHDLILMKITYQEGTTTHEKEILL, encoded by the coding sequence ATGAAATTATTCCGACAGCACATCAATTGTGTATACAAAATCATCAAACTAAACAAAAATATTGCTATCGAAAAGCAGGGCTTCACACTCATTGAAAGCCTCGTTGCTCTATTAATTCAAATGACGATTGTATTACTCATACCCTTACTTATTTTCAGTTTAAGTCAATTAAAAACAACAGTATTTGAAGATCGAACATACGATATAGAACTGATGATTAAGGATATCTCAAATACACTTCATGCTAAAGATGTCAAAGCAAAGATTGTTAGAAAGAAAGAACTAGAAATAAGAGATTCGAATACAGAGATTAATTACAAATTGCGCAACAAAAAAATAATAAAAACTGTCGGTCATCGCGGAAATATTACGATGTGTAACCGTGTTGTAGACGTTTACTTTGAACAACTAACACATGATTTAATACTAATGAAAATAACTTACCAAGAAGGGACTACAACACATGAAAAAGAGATTCTATTGTAA
- a CDS encoding shikimate kinase, whose protein sequence is MKSKMDTPLLFIGFMGAGKTTIAESLAETDQCSFIDLDTYIETETQKSIPQIFEEEGEQGFRKHEFECLKKAIQSYDIIATGGGILTHDATYQFLKEAEVKAVWVDAPIEALYERVKDDTNRPNANKKSFESLKHLYSTRISRYNEIAFIKISSATPLSETLNEIKIKLSANDQY, encoded by the coding sequence ATGAAATCAAAAATGGATACACCGCTTCTATTCATCGGATTTATGGGTGCAGGTAAAACAACCATTGCAGAATCATTAGCAGAGACTGATCAATGTTCATTCATTGATTTAGATACTTATATCGAAACTGAAACGCAAAAATCAATTCCACAAATTTTTGAAGAAGAAGGCGAACAAGGTTTTAGAAAGCATGAATTTGAATGTTTAAAAAAAGCAATACAATCTTATGATATCATTGCGACAGGCGGCGGCATTCTCACACATGACGCAACGTATCAATTTCTTAAAGAGGCAGAAGTGAAAGCCGTATGGGTTGATGCACCGATTGAAGCCCTCTATGAAAGAGTTAAAGACGATACGAATCGACCTAATGCAAATAAAAAAAGTTTCGAATCTTTAAAACACTTGTATTCGACGCGTATTTCAAGATATAATGAAATCGCATTCATTAAGATTTCATCTGCAACACCGTTATCAGAAACGCTTAATGAAATAAAAATTAAATTGTCTGCGAATGATCAATATTAG
- the gcvT gene encoding glycine cleavage system aminomethyltransferase GcvT produces MSEELKKTPLYQHYVDAEAKIVEFGGWAMPVQFSSIKEEHNAVRTNVGLFDVSHMGEIRIEGPEAAQLVQYVLSNDTNQLTLSKAQYTALCNEEGGVIDDLVIYQLGETAYLLVVNAANVDKDYDWIVQHSARFDATVTNVSDQYGQLALQGPNARQIIQDNVSEDVSEMGMFEFKQNVEIFGKNVILSQSGYTGEDGFEIYCDSEDVTAIWDALLSKEVTPCGLGARDTLRLEAGLPLHGQDLSESITPYEGGIAFAAKPLIEEDFIGKSVLLSQKEKGAPRRTVGLHMIDKGIPRTGYTIYDLDGNEIGEVTSGTQSPSTGHAIGMGIIARDAFEMGKEVVVQVRKRQVKAKIVKKNQIEK; encoded by the coding sequence ATGTCAGAAGAACTAAAGAAAACGCCACTTTACCAACATTACGTTGATGCAGAGGCTAAAATTGTTGAATTTGGTGGTTGGGCGATGCCAGTTCAATTCTCAAGTATTAAAGAAGAACACAACGCAGTACGTACTAACGTTGGCTTATTCGATGTGAGCCATATGGGGGAAATTCGCATTGAAGGTCCAGAAGCCGCACAACTTGTTCAATATGTACTTTCTAACGATACGAACCAACTGACATTATCAAAAGCACAATACACAGCTTTATGTAATGAAGAAGGTGGTGTCATTGATGATTTAGTCATTTATCAACTTGGAGAAACGGCTTATTTATTAGTCGTTAATGCTGCCAATGTCGATAAAGATTATGACTGGATTGTACAACATAGCGCACGCTTTGACGCTACAGTGACAAATGTATCCGATCAATATGGTCAGCTGGCATTACAAGGTCCAAATGCAAGACAAATCATTCAAGACAATGTTTCTGAAGATGTCAGTGAAATGGGTATGTTCGAATTCAAACAAAATGTCGAAATCTTCGGTAAAAATGTAATCCTCTCACAATCTGGATATACAGGTGAAGATGGCTTTGAAATTTATTGTGACAGTGAAGATGTGACTGCAATTTGGGACGCACTCTTATCAAAAGAAGTGACACCATGTGGTTTAGGCGCGCGAGATACGTTACGTTTAGAAGCGGGATTACCACTTCATGGTCAAGACTTATCTGAATCTATCACACCTTATGAGGGCGGTATCGCTTTTGCAGCTAAACCATTAATAGAGGAAGATTTTATTGGCAAATCTGTACTTCTATCTCAAAAAGAAAAGGGTGCACCAAGACGTACAGTAGGCCTTCATATGATTGATAAAGGCATTCCTAGAACGGGATACACGATTTATGATTTAGATGGCAACGAAATTGGCGAAGTGACTTCAGGTACACAATCACCATCTACAGGTCACGCAATCGGTATGGGCATCATTGCACGCGATGCTTTTGAAATGGGTAAAGAAGTCGTTGTACAAGTGAGAAAACGTCAAGTGAAAGCGAAAATTGTTAAAAAGAATCAAATCGAAAAATAG
- the gcvPA gene encoding aminomethyl-transferring glycine dehydrogenase subunit GcvPA: MSHRYIPLTEKDEQEMLETIGVKSIQELYSDVPEDVLLNRDLNIADAEPETQLLKRLTRIANKNITKETHTSFLGAGVYDHYAPAVVDAMISRSEFYTAYTPYQPEISQGELQAIFEFQTMICELTAMDVANSSMYDGMTSFAEACLLAWGNTKKNKIVVSKGLHYQALQVLDTYSKIREQYEVVTVDLDGTVTDLKKLEAAIDDETAAVAVQYPNFYGSIEDLEAIQAMIADKKALFIVYANPLSLGLLTPPGEFGADIVVGDTQVFGIPTQFGGPHCGYFATTKKLMRKIPGRLVGQTTDDDGNRGFVLTLQAREQHIRRETATSNICSNQALNALASSIAMSALGKQGLQEIAIQNMENANYAKTEFKNNGFTVLEGVSYNEFVVRFDHPIAEVNRALLDEGIIGGFDLSVVDETFENHMLVAVTELRTKEEIDTFVQKAGEINGK, encoded by the coding sequence GTGAGTCATCGTTATATTCCATTAACTGAAAAAGACGAGCAAGAAATGTTAGAGACGATTGGTGTTAAATCTATTCAAGAACTATACAGTGATGTTCCTGAAGATGTGTTATTAAACAGAGATTTAAACATTGCAGATGCAGAGCCAGAAACACAATTATTGAAGCGATTAACACGTATTGCCAATAAAAATATTACGAAAGAAACACATACATCTTTTTTAGGTGCAGGCGTTTATGATCATTACGCACCAGCTGTTGTAGATGCGATGATTTCAAGATCTGAATTCTACACGGCGTATACACCATATCAACCTGAAATTTCACAAGGGGAATTACAAGCAATTTTTGAATTCCAAACTATGATTTGTGAGTTAACTGCAATGGACGTTGCGAATTCATCTATGTATGACGGTATGACAAGTTTTGCTGAAGCGTGTTTATTAGCATGGGGTAACACGAAGAAAAATAAAATTGTCGTATCTAAAGGTTTACATTATCAAGCCTTACAAGTGTTAGATACGTATTCAAAAATTCGCGAACAATATGAAGTCGTTACAGTAGATTTAGATGGTACTGTAACAGACTTGAAAAAGTTGGAAGCGGCTATTGATGATGAGACGGCAGCAGTTGCGGTACAGTATCCAAACTTCTATGGCTCCATTGAAGATTTAGAAGCAATTCAAGCAATGATTGCCGATAAAAAAGCACTCTTTATCGTTTATGCAAACCCTTTATCATTAGGTTTATTAACACCTCCAGGAGAATTCGGTGCAGATATCGTTGTAGGTGATACACAAGTATTCGGTATCCCTACACAATTCGGTGGTCCGCACTGCGGATATTTTGCAACTACGAAAAAATTGATGCGTAAAATTCCTGGCCGTCTTGTAGGTCAAACGACAGATGATGATGGTAATCGTGGTTTTGTATTAACGTTACAAGCTCGTGAACAACATATCCGTCGTGAAACTGCGACATCTAATATTTGTTCAAACCAAGCACTGAATGCATTAGCATCTTCAATTGCAATGTCGGCGTTAGGTAAACAAGGACTTCAAGAAATCGCCATTCAAAATATGGAAAATGCCAACTATGCAAAAACGGAATTTAAAAATAATGGCTTCACTGTTTTAGAGGGCGTATCTTATAACGAATTTGTCGTTCGCTTTGATCACCCGATTGCTGAAGTGAACCGTGCGCTATTAGATGAAGGTATCATTGGTGGTTTCGACTTAAGCGTAGTAGATGAGACGTTTGAAAACCACATGCTCGTTGCTGTAACGGAATTGAGAACAAAAGAAGAAATCGATACATTTGTGCAGAAAGCTGGTGAAATCAATGGTAAGTAA
- the gcvPB gene encoding aminomethyl-transferring glycine dehydrogenase subunit GcvPB: MVSKSSPLIFERSRKGRFAYSLPQREIDNDVANQLLDSKFIRKNKAEFPEVSELDLIRHYTELSNKNFGVDSGFYPLGSCTMKYNPKINEKVARIPGFTEAHPLQDEDQIQGALEIIYSLQEELKEITGMDEISLQPAAGAHGEWTALMIFKAYHLQNGDTERDEVIVPDSAHGTNPASAAFAGFKSVTVKSNEKGEVDIDHLKEVVSDKTAAIMLTNPNTLGIFETNIMEIRDIVHEAGGLLYYDGANLNAIMDKVRPGDMGFDAVHLNLHKTFTGPHGGGGPGSGPIGVKKELRDYLPKPLVVKNGDRFEYDNDIPYSIGRVKPFYGNFGIYLRAYTYIRTMGYQGLKEVSEAAVLNANYMKARLKDTFVIPFDQYCKHEFVLSGTKQKKLGVRTLDMAKRLLDFGVHPPTVYFPLIVDEGMMIEPTETESKETLDYFCDALIQIAKEAEEDPDKVLEAPHTTIIDRLDETTAARKPILKFENLKEEK; the protein is encoded by the coding sequence ATGGTAAGTAAATCTAGTCCATTAATTTTTGAACGTTCAAGAAAAGGTCGCTTTGCTTATTCTTTACCGCAAAGAGAAATTGATAATGATGTTGCGAATCAACTCCTCGATTCAAAATTCATTCGTAAAAATAAAGCTGAATTTCCTGAAGTATCAGAACTTGATTTAATTCGTCATTACACTGAGCTTTCGAATAAAAACTTTGGTGTTGACTCAGGATTCTATCCATTAGGTTCATGTACGATGAAATATAATCCTAAAATCAATGAAAAAGTTGCTCGCATTCCAGGATTTACTGAAGCACACCCATTACAAGATGAAGATCAAATTCAAGGTGCGTTAGAGATTATTTACAGCTTGCAAGAAGAATTAAAAGAGATTACTGGAATGGATGAGATTTCACTCCAACCTGCAGCAGGGGCACATGGTGAATGGACAGCACTGATGATTTTCAAGGCATATCACTTACAAAATGGTGATACGGAAAGAGATGAAGTCATTGTACCTGACTCAGCCCACGGTACGAATCCGGCATCTGCTGCGTTTGCTGGCTTCAAATCAGTCACAGTGAAATCGAATGAAAAAGGTGAAGTGGATATTGATCACCTTAAAGAAGTCGTGAGTGATAAAACAGCTGCAATCATGTTAACTAACCCGAACACATTAGGTATTTTTGAAACAAACATTATGGAAATCCGTGATATCGTGCATGAAGCGGGTGGCTTACTGTACTACGATGGGGCTAACCTCAATGCGATTATGGATAAAGTTCGTCCAGGAGACATGGGATTTGATGCAGTTCACCTTAACTTACACAAAACATTTACTGGTCCGCATGGCGGTGGTGGTCCAGGTTCAGGTCCAATCGGCGTAAAAAAAGAGTTGCGTGATTACTTACCAAAACCACTCGTAGTGAAAAATGGAGACCGTTTTGAGTATGATAATGACATTCCATATTCAATTGGACGTGTGAAACCATTCTACGGTAATTTCGGTATTTATTTACGTGCTTATACGTATATTCGTACAATGGGTTATCAAGGATTAAAAGAAGTGTCTGAAGCGGCTGTATTAAATGCAAACTACATGAAAGCGCGCTTAAAAGATACGTTCGTTATTCCATTTGATCAATATTGTAAACACGAATTTGTATTAAGTGGTACGAAGCAGAAAAAATTGGGTGTACGTACGTTAGATATGGCGAAACGTTTATTAGACTTTGGCGTTCATCCGCCTACAGTTTACTTCCCACTCATTGTTGATGAAGGCATGATGATTGAACCGACAGAAACAGAATCTAAAGAAACGTTAGACTATTTCTGTGATGCCTTAATCCAAATTGCGAAAGAAGCTGAGGAAGATCCAGACAAAGTGTTAGAAGCTCCACATACGACAATTATCGATCGTTTAGATGAAACAACAGCAGCACGTAAGCCAATTTTAAAATTTGAGAACTTAAAAGAAGAAAAGTAA
- a CDS encoding rhodanese-like domain-containing protein, with amino-acid sequence MTLIVLIVLALVIIWMVTNFIINKRSVTELNQEEFQEGIRKAQVIDLREKADYDYGHIIGARNIPMTMFRQRYQGLRKDQPIYLVDANGIASYRAARTLKKKGYTNLYMLKGGYKKWTGKIKSKK; translated from the coding sequence ATGACATTAATCGTTTTAATTGTGTTAGCATTGGTCATCATTTGGATGGTAACGAACTTTATCATCAATAAACGATCAGTAACAGAATTAAACCAAGAAGAATTTCAAGAAGGTATTAGAAAAGCACAAGTGATCGATCTTAGAGAAAAGGCAGACTATGATTATGGTCATATTATTGGTGCACGAAATATCCCTATGACAATGTTTCGTCAACGATACCAAGGATTAAGAAAAGATCAACCCATCTATCTTGTTGATGCAAATGGTATCGCGAGTTATCGAGCTGCACGTACACTTAAGAAAAAAGGGTATACGAACTTGTATATGTTAAAAGGCGGCTATAAAAAGTGGACGGGTAAGATTAAGTCTAAAAAATAG
- a CDS encoding lipoate--protein ligase family protein — MTETWHFINTGSHDPYYNMALDEALLNFVSRGEIDPVVRFYTWNPPTLSIGYFQRLSKEIDIAKVKEKGYGLVRRQTGGRGVLHDKELTYSVIVPEAHPDMPQTVTEAYRVISGGLLEGFKSLGFDAHFAVPRSKEEREKLKQPRSSVCFDAPGWYELVVEGKKIAGSAQTRQKGVILQHGSILQDVDIDDLFDMFIFKNERLKAKMKEAFVEKAVAINDLSDETVTLAQMEVAFKEGFKKALDIEFKPLELTAAQLEEVKALEEKYRSEAFLYRK; from the coding sequence ATGACAGAAACTTGGCATTTTATTAATACAGGAAGCCATGATCCATACTACAATATGGCATTGGATGAGGCTTTATTAAATTTTGTATCAAGAGGAGAGATTGACCCCGTTGTTCGATTTTATACTTGGAATCCACCGACGTTATCAATTGGCTATTTCCAACGACTCTCCAAAGAAATTGATATCGCAAAGGTTAAAGAAAAGGGCTACGGTCTAGTGAGACGCCAAACTGGGGGCCGTGGTGTTTTACATGATAAAGAATTAACTTATAGTGTAATCGTACCTGAAGCGCACCCAGATATGCCTCAAACCGTCACTGAAGCATATCGTGTGATTTCAGGTGGTTTACTAGAAGGCTTTAAATCATTAGGCTTTGATGCGCATTTCGCAGTACCCCGTTCAAAAGAAGAGCGAGAGAAGCTCAAACAACCGAGAAGTTCTGTTTGTTTTGATGCACCAGGTTGGTATGAACTCGTTGTCGAAGGTAAAAAAATCGCCGGCAGTGCTCAAACGAGACAAAAGGGCGTCATTCTACAACATGGTTCGATTCTTCAAGATGTGGATATTGATGACTTGTTCGACATGTTTATTTTCAAAAATGAAAGATTGAAAGCAAAAATGAAAGAAGCCTTTGTCGAAAAAGCGGTGGCCATTAATGATTTATCAGATGAAACAGTCACTTTAGCACAAATGGAAGTGGCATTTAAAGAAGGTTTCAAAAAAGCACTCGATATTGAATTTAAACCGCTAGAATTAACAGCAGCGCAACTAGAAGAAGTGAAAGCGTTAGAAGAAAAATATCGTTCAGAAGCATTTTTATATCGCAAATAA
- a CDS encoding SA1362 family protein: protein MTTFQKIIFGVIIFVAFIGLIFNLDVVLFSIFRSIITVAIIVGIIYLVYFFFFLTPDQRDYKKRVWKNKFKGRR from the coding sequence ATGACAACTTTCCAAAAAATTATATTCGGTGTAATCATTTTCGTCGCATTCATCGGATTAATTTTTAATTTAGATGTAGTACTTTTTAGTATTTTTAGATCAATCATTACAGTAGCGATTATTGTCGGCATCATCTATTTAGTCTATTTCTTTTTCTTTTTAACGCCAGATCAACGAGATTACAAAAAGCGCGTTTGGAAAAACAAATTCAAAGGACGTCGATAA